In Rhinatrema bivittatum chromosome 1, aRhiBiv1.1, whole genome shotgun sequence, a single genomic region encodes these proteins:
- the LOC115091766 gene encoding uncharacterized protein LOC115091766 — MIQRCTHKWPGFCVNWPPTGTFNFQTATRVHKIVIREGNPGCPEDIPYITAWIAVIENPPSWAKKLVDGAALVMVTQACKMGDRKSPNRKRKGKAAILDSTEHASAEAAIFVVQGNPRTPEKKIKPLPPPALPDAENILPPPSPPVPSNAQADPRMALAHEERPGTATAKEEGGGEASVSDGTRSKTQAAASLQLPIRETSTVVPIVPTEENEHRTTQTIRLFTYIPFTSSDLFNWKQLGPSYAEKPEQMIDFLRGIFAAHNPNWADIRHLASILFTTEERRQIQLNMEEAARLGAGSDGRPEDAVRDLAPTADPNWDFQTAAGRERITAYQTAFLEALKKGKQKVVNMGKIQDVVQQRDESPGNFLERLMDAYRQYSPFDPEDPRYQSIILMSFVSQSCPDIRRKLQKQEGFEGMNISQLKVMADKVYVNREPDGDNKEKKETRKLRERVSLLAAALEETNFGNPSRQYHGYPGFRGRGRPPSRGLPRGRANRGGLVRGGRVPLGTNQCAYCKQEGHWKSECPVPLQAKQEEYAPPKSKGTEWQMTIGETSGEDSET, encoded by the exons atgattcaacgatgcacccataaatggcccggtttctgtgtaaattggcctcctacaggaacttttaatttccaaacggccacacgggTCCATAAAATAGTCATACGAGAAGGAaacccgggttgccctgaggatataccatacataaccgcgtggatcgcagttattgaaaatcctccgtcaTGGGCAAAGAAATTAGTGGatggagccgccctcgtaatggtgactcaagcatgtaagatgggagaccggaaatccccaaaccggaagagaaagggcaaagcggccatattggactctacagagcatgcgtcagctgaggcggccatatttgtagtacaagggaatccacggactccagaaaaaaaaattaaacccctgccgcctccAGCATTGCCCGACGCTGAAAATATTTTGC CGCCACCAagccccccagttccctccaatgcgCAAGCTGATCCAAGAATGGCACTAGCTCATGAAGAACGACCCGGAACGGCGACCGCAAAGGAAGAAGGCGGCGGCGAGGCATCCGTGTCAGACGGAACTCGCAGTAAGACCCAAGCCGCAGCTAGTTTGCAATTACCAATCAGGGAAACATCAACTGTTGTTCCCATAGTCCCAACTGAAGAAAACGAGCATCGTACTACGCAAACAATAAGAttatttacctacatacctttcacatccagcgatctttttaaTTGGAAGCAGCTGGGGCCATCATACGCTGAAAAACCAGAACAGATGATAGACTTTTTACGGGGCATTTTCGCCGCCCATAATCCCAACTGGGCTGATATTCGGCACCTAGCCTCCattcttttcaccactgaagaacgccgacagatacaattaaacatggaagaggcagctcgattaggagccgGATCAGACGGACGTCCCGAAGACGCAGTAAGAGACTTAGCTCCGACTGCAGATcctaactgggatttccagaccgcggcagggcgggagcgcattaccgcctatcagaccgcatttcttgaagctttaaagaaagggaagcagaaagttgtaaatatgggaaaaatccaagacgtggtgcagcagagagatgagtcccccggaaactttttggagcgaTTAATGGACGCATACCGTCAATACAGCCCATTTGATCCAGAGGATCCCAGatatcaatccatcatactgATGAGCTTCGTTAGTCAGTCCTGCCCAGATATCCGCCGGaagttgcaaaagcaggaagggttcgagggcatgaatatcagccaattaaaagtaatggctgataaagtgtatgtaaaccgagaaccggatggagacaacaaggaaaagaaagaaactagaaagttaagagaacgtgttagtttgttagccgcagcgttggaagaaactaatttcgggaacccgtCTAGGCAGTATCACGGGTATCCCGGATTCCGAGGAAGGGGCAGACCACCCTCAAGAGGGCTGCCAAGAGGACGAGCGAATAGAGGAGGATTGGTTAGAGGTGGAAGAGTGCCATTGGGAACCAACCAAtgcgcatattgtaaacaagaagggcATTGGAAGTCTGAGTGTCCGGTGCCCCTGCAAGCAAAGCAGGAAGAATATGCACCGCCCAAATCTAAAGGAACGGAATGGCAGATGACTATAGGCGAAACTTCCGGCGAGGATAGTGAAACATGA